In Arenibacter algicola, the sequence AAGTCTGAATGTTAACCACAACTTCCTGTCCAATGAATAAAGTATCTGTGCCGGGACAACTGACTCTCACCTATTTTCTACCGCCCAACTTTCCCAAATAAAATGAGATGGCCCAGATACATCTGAGGATATTTTAAAGCGATATAAAACAAAAATATAACAAAGCAGAATTAGAAAACTCTTTAGGGCAATGTTGAGCACAGGGTGGAAAGGAAAGGATACAAAGTAAAAAATGGTCGATAATGCCAACAGAAGAAATATAACCTTAAAGTCTCCTTTGTTATGGGTTGAATACCAAACTTCCATTTAACGAACCCCAATTTTATAGAATTGTAAATAAAAAAAGCCATAAAACTAGCTATGGCCGCACCATCCAAACCATATTTAGGAATCAACCATAGGTTCAACAAAATGGTGAGAATGGCCAAGGCAACCCCCATAAGGAGCAACGCCCTATAAAAATCCGAATTGTACATTATAGCATTGTTATTGCCCAACAAGGCATCATAAACTCTGGCAAACCCAATAATGAAAACAATTACATACCCACTACGATAGGATTCGGGCAACAAATTGTAGAGGTCATTTAGATTTAAAACAATCAAAATAAAGATGAGCCCGGATACTATAAATAAGGTGAGCGAGCTCTTTTGATATAATGTTTTAAGAGCCGTGATATCCTTTTTATGAAGTATTTCCGCAGTTAAGGGATAGGTAATGTTGTGCATGGACCTGGATGGAACGGCAATGACGGTTGCAATATACCCGGCAACACTGTAATAGGCTACATTTTTAATTTCTATAAATTGATTGATCATTACCTTGTCTACCTCTAACAAAACTATTGCGGCAGATCCACCCAAAATAATCAGGGTACTATAAGTAAGAATTTCGCGGGTGTTGGCAGGAAAACTAAAATTCAGCTTTAAACGAAGCGATCTTAAGGCATAGGCCTGCATTATAAGGGTTCTAAGGATATACATCCCAACCATGGCATTGAGAAACGTAAGTACGGAAATCACGTCCCAATAAACCATTAAAAGTAGCACTGATATCACTATTCTGCTAAATACCTCCTTCATGAAATTCCCAAAAACCGACTTCATCTGCACCTTGGCCCAAGCATAAAACACCTCAAAATAGGCCATTGCCACACCAATAATGAAAATATGCCACACATACCCCTTTACTATTGGGTTCTCCTTGGATAAAAAATTACCAATGGTCTCATTGGCCAAGTAGGAAATAGCCCCAAAGGTACAATAAGTTAGCGGTAAGAATACCATTAGGGTCAAAAAACCATCCTTCCCATTGCGTTCCTGAAAACCTGAATAATACTTGACCAAGGTATTTGGAATCCCAAATGCCAATATCGGCATTAAAACGGAAGATGCTGACAGTATTACATTGACCAAGCCAAAATATTCATCCGATAAAAACCGTGTATATAGAAAAAGGAGGTTCAATGCCCCTATGGCAAAGCCACTATAGGTAATCAAAGTATTGTTCAATGATTGTTTTAAGACTATTCCCATGCTAAATACTTGGACAGCTTTGCCGTTAATTCCCTTCTGTGATATTGGTCTACCTCTGCCAAAGGCAAAGTCAATTGCTCTTTTTTATATTCTTGAAACCATTGCAGCAGCGTACTTTTCAATTCATCCAACTGTGGATACGTATAGGTCTTACCTGTATTGGATTTGGCAATAAGTTCCCCGACTTCCCAATTGGTTGGGCCTATACCCAAGATAGGTCTTTTGGACGCCATATACTCAAATACTTTTCCCGGAATAATACCCTGGGTCTCTTCAGAATCTATCTCTATCAACAACAGCACTTGGGACTTTTTTTGATATTGTAAAGCCTCATCGTGCGAAATATAGCCCAATAATTTGGTATAGGATTGAAGACCATAAAAATAAATACTTTCCAAAACATCCGAACTAATAACGCCTGCCAATTGCAATTTGAAACATTTTTTGAAATCGGGGTATTCCTGAATTAATTCTGATAGCGCTTTCCAAAGATTCAGGGGGTTTCTCCCCGTAAGCAGGGATCCAATATGGGAAATGGTAAAATCAACATCCAAAGCCACGGAAATGCCAAGGCTTGTATCATAACCATTGGTAATAACAGTAATCGGTTTTTGGGTTATATGGGAAAACTCCAGTCTTGTGGTATTGCTGGTCACAATTATTTTGTCGGCCTCATTCAGTACCAAGTGCTCCAGCTTTTTGTGCTTGGCTTGGGAAGCATTGGTCAGTTTCAATTTTTTATGATAGCCGATCGAGGTCCAGGGATCCCGAAAATCCGTTATCCACCTAATTTTAGTGCGTTTCTTTAGTTCAAGGCCAATAAGATGCAAGCTATGTGGGGGTCCTGTAGTTATAACGGTTCCTATGTTTTCCAATTTAATGACATCGTGTAAAAAATCAACCGAAGGTTTTATCCAAAATTTTCTGGCATCGGGAATAAACAGATTTCCCCGTATCCATAACAACATTTTTTCTACAACAGATTGATTTTTGGAATTGATTATTCCAGCGCTTATCTTTTTGGTCTTTTTTTTGGAAAATATTCGGGCAAAGCCATAGGGTTCATATATGGGCTTTTTATATACTTTTATTCCTGCCGGTATTTCACCCGTTAAAGATGCGTCAATTATAGGATAATTGGGGTTTTCCGGAATATACAGTGGGTTCTATTTCAAAATCCCTGAGGTATTTCACAAATTTCAACCATCGCTGTACTCCAGGTCCACCTGCCGGAGGCCAATAATAAGTGATGATGAGTACCTTCTGCATTAAGCCGTTGGTTTTTTCCTAGAGGCCCAAAAAGCATGGCCAATTCCAAAAAAGAACACCAAGACCAAGATTATGGAGCTTGCCATAGTTATGTTGCCTCCAACCTTAATAAGGCTTGGCTCAAACTTAAACTCAATTTTATGATTTCCTGCAGGTACCTCCAAGGCCCTCAACACATAATTCACTTCAAAATGTTCCTTTAGATTACCATCAATATAGGCGTTCCAACCATGTGGATAGTACATTTCGGAAAATACGGCAATTCCAGGATTGGTATTATTGGAACTGTAGGTTAAATGGTTAGGTTTGTATTCAACCAACTTTATGGAAGCTGTAGAATCTGTCCTAAAATTAAGATCTTTTATATTTTCAAACTTCGATTTATTAAAAACCGCCTTATGCTTTAAATCCAAGGTATTCAATGCCATTATTTCGTCATTGGCATTAAACACAGGCACCAACTCGTCAATAAACCATGCATTGCCATTAGCATCAGGATTTAATGCGGGATAGGTCCTACCCTCTTCATCCTGCTGCACCACATATTTAACGTTCAACATACTCAAAACCCTAACGTTATTCTTGGAAATATGAAAATCGAACAATTCCTGGATCCCCGCTGGTTTAGCAGCATGATACCCCCAAATAGATTGATGGAAATAAGCCGTACGGCCTCCCCCGCCAATTTCCGATGGATCGTATACCCTAAAAACAGTAGTGTCCTGAGCTATCTGTCGGTCCATATCAGTTTCCTGAAAAGGTTCCAGCATTCTTCTTTGGGCCACAAAATCGTCTTCATTTACATAGCGCTTTGCAACCCCTATCAAATCGAACATTACCAGTACCCCCAATAGAACAATCACCAAATTTTGCTTGAATTTATTTTTCAAATAAAACCAAATAACCAAGGCTGCCAAGGCTACAAAGATCAGTGACCTTAAAATATCTGTATTGTAAACGGCCTTACGATCCGCAACAATCAAGGAAACAATATCATCACCATAATACTGGCGATAGGTTTCATCGCTCTGTCCAGTAAAGCTGAACATTCCCTTCACCAGAAAAAGAAGCACTCCGATTCCCAAAGTAATGAATAGGGTTAATTTTAAATCCTTTAGTTTCTTGGAAGTATCCTCTTTGGGGTCAAAAAGTTGTACCAAAGCGAGGATGGCCAAAACAGGAACACAGAGTTCCAGAATTACCTGAATGGATGACACCGCCCTAAATTTATTGTACAACGGAAAATAATCGATCATTACATCCGTAAGGAGGCCAAAATTTTTGCCCCATGAAAGAAGGAGGGCCATTATAGTACCTCCCAAAAGCCACCATTTTGCTTTTCCCTTTACCAAAAATAGCCCTAGGACAAAGAGAAAAAACACCACGGCCCAATATAGGCAGGGGCGGCAACAATAGGCTGGTCTCCCCAGTAAAGTGGCAAGGAACTGGTGAAATCCAATGCTTTGGTCCTGGATATACCATTCTCGGTCAAAAAGGTATAGGTCTTGGAATCGGCCCCAAGATCCTCGCCACCGGAACCGCCGAAAAGTCTTGGAACAAATAAATTCAAGGATTCTACAATCCCGTAACTATATTGGGTAATATATTCCCGATCCAGACCGGTACCACTTTCTTTAGGCTCTCCGTTGGCCGTAATGGTAAGGTCCGATTTTCCTCTTGTACTCCAATCCGCATATTCCTTGGTAGCCATTAGACTAGTGGCATTTGCTGCTATTCCCAGAAACACCGCCAAAATTAGGATTCCGACCGATATACCAAAATGCTTCAATTTCTTTTTCTTTATGGCATCCACTAGATATACAACCCCAAGAATAAGTATGAGTAACATAAATAGTAGGTCATTTGGTAATGGTTGGCCCCCACTTCCAAGGCCATGGCAATAGCCGTTAGTAGGAACCCCCAAAGGTATTTCTTCCTAAAAACCAAAATAATCCCCCCCAAGAGCATTGGCATATAACCAATGGCATGTGCCTTTGCATTGTGACCTACCCCAAAATAATGATCATATAGGTAGAAAAACCAAAGGCCAGTGCACCCAATACCGCCAACTTGTAATCTACCTTGAGACAGGATAACAAGATATAAAACCCGATAAGATATATAAAAAGATAATCTGCTGGCCTAGGTAAAAACCGGATAATCCGATCCAACTTTTTCACATAATCATGAGGATAATAAGCTCCCA encodes:
- a CDS encoding lipopolysaccharide biosynthesis protein, giving the protein MGIVLKQSLNNTLITYSGFAIGALNLLFLYTRFLSDEYFGLVNVILSASSVLMPILAFGIPNTLVKYYSGFQERNGKDGFLTLMVFLPLTYCTFGAISYLANETIGNFLSKENPIVKGYVWHIFIIGVAMAYFEVFYAWAKVQMKSVFGNFMKEVFSRIVISVLLLMVYWDVISVLTFLNAMVGMYILRTLIMQAYALRSLRLKLNFSFPANTREILTYSTLIILGGSAAIVLLEVDKVMINQFIEIKNVAYYSVAGYIATVIAVPSRSMHNITYPLTAEILHKKDITALKTLYQKSSLTLFIVSGLIFILIVLNLNDLYNLLPESYRSGYVIVFIIGFARVYDALLGNNNAIMYNSDFYRALLLMGVALAILTILLNLWLIPKYGLDGAAIASFMAFFIYNSIKLGFVKWKFGIQPITKETLRLYFFCWHYRPFFTLYPFLSTLCSTLP